The nucleotide window ATATCTTTAGCTTGCTTTACTAGTTGTTCTTCAATTTCATTAATCTGGTTTTCATATAAATTTATTTCTTTATTCTCGTCTTCAGAATACAACGAAGCCTCTGTTTTATCAGCGTAGAGCGCTTGAACATCATCATTAATACGTTGTTTTTCTGAGGTTCGACTTTTTAAAAATTCACGAATTTGCGCATGCATTTCGTCAGAGCAATCACTTTCCCTTTGCAGAGTAAGCCTCAAATGCTTAGACATTGAGTTATCTAATGAGGATCGCTCTTCCTTTGCCTTGCTTAACTTATTCGTTGTATCTGTTTCCAGTTGACCAATTTTTTTTTGGTGGGCATCAGCCTGCTGTGATACCGCTTCTAATAAACCTGTGTAGTGGTTACTATCACTGCTCATTTTGGCTTCATAGCCAGACAATTCTTCATACTGGGATATCTTGGTTGTAATGTTCTCCTTCCCGTCCCACCGTTCTCTTTCATCATATATCGTCTGAATTAGGCTATTTTTACCCTCTAGGTTATTAGACTCGTTGTTATAACGTTCTCTTAATGCGGCTGTTTTACTTTTATAATCATCTTCCAGATCACCTGTTTGAATTTCCAAGTCTTTTATTAAAGCCTCTGTAGTACTCAGGTTTAATCCCACTTCAGAAGCAGCTTGGTCTAACTGTTTTTTATAGGCTAGCAATAACGACCATTGTTCTTTGAGTTCTACATCTTTATCCAAAGCGCCATGAAACGTAGCGCTATGCTTTTCAATCTCAACCAATACATTAAGGCTGTTGATATATTCTGCATCGTCCTTGTGGAAAGGCGCATCTCCGATATCTATCTGGTCAGATAAAAAGCTGTCTACCACCATCGTTTTAAATTGAGCAAGGAGCTTATCGTGTCTCAACATTACTGCTGTCAAAGAATCGATATGCTGCATCTGGGTGTCGTTTGTACAAAGTGAAAACTGGTAAGCAGTTGAGGATAATGATTGATGAGACTTACGTTTCTTTTGCAGGCGCTTTTTATCGTTTAGTAGAACTGCTCGGTAATCAATTGAACTTCCAATCTGATTACTTACATAAAAGTGTTTAGATACAACGTGTTTCAACCAATCATGCGCATCGTTAGTGCTGGCCAACTGATCCATAAGATGTTGTTGAAACAAGCCACCTTCTGCACTGCAATCAACAAATCGATAAGCTACCGATTTCTTCGACTTATACATTACAACGCACTTGAGTTCATCCAAACGCTTATACTCAAAAATCAACATTGACCGCGCTGATGGTAACAAAAAATCAGCAAATGCTTTTTTCTCTCCAGCTCGATTTACCAGTGAGCTCGGTTCTTTACCATAGAAAAAAGGAATAAGGCTAAGCATGGTCGATTTACCAGCACCGTTTGTACCCATATTGTTTGTATGTCCAACACACTCAACTTCTGTGAATTTTCCTTTGAAGTAACTGTGGTGAAGGTAGATCTTCTGAAGTCCGCTTTCCATGTTTAAACTCAACTCAAATTATACACACCAAATCAATGTACACCAAAACGATGTATATTGTGAGGTGTATTTTTGTACAGCAGTCGTTGACATTACCATTGCTAGCTGGACAGACGGCGCATTCGGTTGCTTCCCATCGTACACACTAGGTGCGATATACGCGGCTCAGTTCATGGCTTCAATGAAGAAAACAGTGGATGTGAACGCTGTGATTGAAAGTGGCGACCTATCACCTATCTTCACTTGGTTAGAATCGAATATTTGGAGTAAAGGCAGCCTGCTTAACACCGATGACTTGGTGAAAGGCGCAACCGGTGAAACCTTGAATGCGCAATACTTCAAAGACCACCTAAGAAGCCGTTACCTTTAATGTTTTATTAAAGAGTTTTCGAACAAAGAAAACTAGGTAATAGACGAATAAAAAAGGCTGAGCAGATTATCTGACTCAGCCTTTTTACTGTTTAAAACTAGCTCATTTATCGCCAGTAAGCATACCGAAGAAGATCTGTCTCGACTCAGGTGTGTTGTCTCTATGAGTTTCGTATCTTACATGCATGTTTGCATCAACAGTTTTTGATAGCTTGATGCTCCATAGTGCTTTCATTTGATTCGGTACAATTGAATATCGGACATCGATAATACGTAGCTCGTCTGTTGGGTCCTGAGCAATATAACCATTTGAAAACCAGCGGAAACGTTCAATGTCTTTGGCTTGTTGAGAATCAGGATCGAGCCAAGGCAAACCCCTGCCAACATTCAGTTTCGTAATCGACTCTCCGGGATATACATTTACCGATGTGCCAACCCGCACTGCGTCTACATAATATTGAGCCTCTGTTTCGTACACCACTTTCCACACCAAGATATTAGCGAAGCTTGGTTTTGCCTCTAATCGGATCGGCGTGTGTTGTCTTTCTTCCGCTAATTGCCAGCCAACCGCCTCTGCCCTGTCTCGCTGAATCATCCCTAATGTTGGATAAATTAACGCCCAAGCAAACGCAACACGCGCTAGCCAAGGTGCTCGTTTCAACGTAGCAAACACAAGCAACACTAAGATGGGCAGCGTATAAACAGGATCGATGATTGATATGGTATTCCAAGCAAAACGTGCGTTGATGAAAGGCCAAAGTAGCTGCGTGCCATAAGTGGTACAAGCGTCTAACAGTGCATGAGTGCCATAACCCAGAGCACAAAACAGCCAACTTTGTTTGAAAGAAAGCCCACGCCTTTTTGCAATCAGGTGGTGTAGAACTAAAGCACAGATC belongs to Vibrio splendidus and includes:
- a CDS encoding metal-dependent hydrolase, with the protein product MDPLTQGVLGASLSQSASKKQHLVVAGVLGLLSGLAPDLDALIKSQSDPLLALEFHRQFTHSLFFIPIGSLICALVLHHLIAKRRGLSFKQSWLFCALGYGTHALLDACTTYGTQLLWPFINARFAWNTISIIDPVYTLPILVLLVFATLKRAPWLARVAFAWALIYPTLGMIQRDRAEAVGWQLAEERQHTPIRLEAKPSFANILVWKVVYETEAQYYVDAVRVGTSVNVYPGESITKLNVGRGLPWLDPDSQQAKDIERFRWFSNGYIAQDPTDELRIIDVRYSIVPNQMKALWSIKLSKTVDANMHVRYETHRDNTPESRQIFFGMLTGDK